One Setaria viridis chromosome 5, Setaria_viridis_v4.0, whole genome shotgun sequence genomic region harbors:
- the LOC117855868 gene encoding laccase-2 — MTMASSRHHRLPLLLSAALVLALSVLPAAQADVQRYQFDIVMSNVSRLCHAKSMATVNGSYPGPTIYAREGDRVVVAVTNRVAHNVTIHWHGLKQRRNGWADGPAYVTQCPIQPGGTYAYDFNVTGQRGTLWWHAHIAWLRATVHGAIVVLPARGVPYPFPKPDAEVEIILGEWWHADVEAVEKQGRALGMAPNTSDAHTINGKPGPLFPCSDKHTYALQVQWGKTYLLRIINAAVNDELFFSIAGHTMTVVEIDATYTKPLLASTIQLSPGQTTNVLVRADQRPGRYFMAAKPFNDAAVPADNKTATAILQYAGVPASVLPAPPRLMPETNGTGFVAAFHDRLRSLNSARYPAAVPLAVDRRLLYAIGLNIDPCASCPKGSRLAASLNNITFVMPRVALLQAHYGGLKGVFAADFPDRPPARFNYTGAPLTAGLGTSLGTRLSRVAYNASVELVLQDTNLLSVESHPFHLHGYNFFVVGRGVGNFDPAKDPAKYNLVDPPERNTVGVPAGGWTAIRFRADNPGVWFLHCHLEVHTSWGLKMAFLVEDGDGPDESVLPPPKDLPKC; from the exons ATGACGATGGCCTCCTCTCGGCACCACCGCCTTCCCCTGCTGCTCTCGGCGGCTCTTGTTCTTGCCCTCTCTGTTCTTCCAGCAGCACAGGCTGATGTCCAGCGGTACCAATTCGAT ATCGTGATGAGCAACGTGAGCCGGCTGTGCCACGCCAAGTCTATGGCGACGGTGAACGGGAGCTACCCGGGGCCGACCATCTACGCGCGCGAAGGGGACCGCGTCGTCGTGGCCGTCACCAACCGCGTCGCGCACAACGTGACGATCCACTGGCACGGCCTGAAGCAGCGCCGGAACGGGTGGGCGGACGGGCCGGCGTACGTGACGCAGTGCCCCATCCAGCCCGGCGGCACCTACGCCTACGACTTCAACGTCACGGGCCAGCGCGGGACGCTGTGGTGGCACGCGCACATCGCCTGGCTCCGCGCCACCGTCCAcggcgccatcgtcgtcctccccgCCCGCGGCGTGCCCTACCCGTTCCCAAAGCCCGACGCCGAGGTCGAGATCATCCTGG GCGAGTGGTGGCACGCCGACGTGGAGGCCGTGGAGAAGCAGGGGCGCGCGCTGGGCATGGCGCCCAACACCTCCGACGCGCACACCATCAACGGCAAGCCCGGCCCGCTCTTCCCGTGCTCCGACAAAC ATACGTACGCGCTGCAGGTGCAGTGGGGGAAGACGTACCTCCTCCGGATCATCAACGCCGCGGTGAACGACGAGCTCTTCTTCTCGATCGCCGGCCACACCATGACTGTGGTGGAGATCGACGCGACCTACACCAAGCCGCTCTTGGCGTCCACCATCCAGCTCTCCCCGGGGCAGACCACCAACGTGCTCGTCCGGGCGGACCAGAGGCCCGGCCGCTACTTCATGGCCGCCAAGCCATTCAACGACGCGGCCGTCCCCGCGGACAACAAGACGGCCACTGCCATCCTCCAGTACGCcggcgtccccgcctccgtgctcccggcgccgccgcggctgatGCCCGAAACCAACGGCACGGGCTTCGTGGCCGCGTTCCACGACAGGCTCCGGAGCCTGAACTCGGCGCGGtaccccgccgccgtgccgctcGCCGTGGACCGGCGCCTGCTGTACGCCATCGGGCTGAACATCGACCCGTGCGCGTCGTGCCCGAAGGGTTCCCGCCTCGCGGCGTCGCTGAACAACATCACGTTCGTGATGCCCCGGGTGGCGCTGCTGCAGGCGCACTACGGGGGCCTGAAGGGCGTCTTCGCCGCCGACTTCCCCGACCGCCCGCCGGCGCGGTTCAACTACACGGGCGCGCCGCTCACGGCGGGGCTCGGCACGTCGCTGGGCACGAGGCTGAGCAGGGTCGCGTACAACGCCTCCGTGGAGCTGGTGCTGCAGGACACCAACCTGCTGTCCGTGGAGTCGCACCCGTTCCACCTCCACGGCTacaacttcttcgtcgtcggCAGGGGCGTCGGCAACTTCGACCCGGCCAAGGACCCCGCCAAGTACAACCTCGTCGACCCGCCGGAGAGGAACACCGTCGGCGTGCCCGCCGGTGGGTGGACGGCGATCCGGTTCAGGGCGGACAACCCAGGGGTCTGGTTCTTGCACTGCCATCTGGAGGTGCACACGAGCTGGGGCCTGAAGATGGCCTTCCTGgtggaggacggcgacggcccCGATGAGTCGGTTTTGCCGCCACCCAAGGATTTGCCCAAGTGCTGA